Part of the Lolium rigidum isolate FL_2022 chromosome 6, APGP_CSIRO_Lrig_0.1, whole genome shotgun sequence genome, aggccttataGATTCCACTCAGCTAGCACATCCTTCCTTCATTTCCCCACCCAGGCAATCAGTGTGGTCACTGTTCATCCATCTCGAAAATCCGCATCAGTAGTGGTAACTTATACACTCAAGCATCTTCTTTGCCCCCATGGTTGATTACCATATACCGACTGGCAACTACATTATGGGGCTGCCGATCCTTCTCAACTGATTACCATTTTGTTGTTGTCCCTTCCATCCGCCGCCGCTTCTCCTTTCAGCAAATACTCTTCCAGAGGCAAGTCAAAAAGGTGCATGCGGTGGCTGCTTGAACACCTGAGCTTCCCAGCAAACAAGTTGCTTTAACGATGTATGTCTGGCCTCCAATTTCATGATCTGATTGGGTTCTCCAGAAGGAAGCgcttggatttttttttatacCAAGCTATTGTTATAGTGTGTTCTGGCAAAAGCAGTCATCGACTAAGCCATGGATTCAGCATTTTCTTTTGCCACTGAGTGATTCTTCTACATACAATTGTTTTCTCCGGTCATCTTAGGATTTCTTTTCCGATTAAAGTTCTACTTGTGGTGAAGTTGATTGCGCCAGCAACCCAAGTCGCATGAATATAATCATGTACAACTGAACTTCAGTACCATACTTCTAACAGGTTTGTTACTCAAAACACGTTTTCCCTGTTTAGCATGCCATAGATTCCTTTTACCGCTGCTCGCAATCTTTTTTACTTCCGGTAATTATTTGGATTAAGTACCATACTGCTTAATCTTGAGCAGGAGTGTTGTACTATCATTTATATGTCATCTTATACGTTGATTTCAGAATCTGCCCTACCCACTATAATATGATGTCTGGCACAGCCTTTatcttcattttttttaaacgaaTGTCTTTATGTTCATTGCAATTTGCAAGAAGCAATTGATAAAATAGCACCTTTTTGTACTATTCCTCCGTTCTTCTCTGAAGTCCACATGATTAGTTGTTCTTACTAGCGTTTGGAAGAGTTCAACTGGATTGTACTAATGTGTGTCAAAACTTATTTGCTAGATTCTAACATGTCAAGAACTTTTCTCTTTGCTAACTGATTCGTGTTATAACTTATACGTGTACAGATTCTCTGTTCTGGTACAGTTATTTAGCCTCTTGGAATTTCAAAGAGTTTGATTACTGGGTTTAGTTGCACATATCAAGCAAGCTGGAACTATTTATTTTATTATTCTGTGCGACTAATGTCCCATTAGTATGGTATATACGAAGAAGATTAATTACCGTGTTAACCATATCTAAATGAACAAATATTTTAATGACACTATCTTCATAGATCGACTCTTTTCATGAATCCCCTATCAGTTTTTCATGTACTTGCTAATTTGCACGTCTACTATTTTCGTTATAAGCAACTTTTTCTATAATTTCTGCAGCAACGCGCGGAGTATCATTTAGttattattaatttaaagtccgaCAGTGATTACCTTTTATCCAAAAAATCTAAAGTGTAATTCGCAAAAAAATAAATCTAAATTGTATTTTCATGAATGTCGCTCAAATAAAAGACCCGCTATATTATTCTACCCCTTAATCTGGTGCACACGAGACGTAACTGTGCATCTTTTATCTCTGGAGATTTGCTGTCGGAATACACCTCCTGAGTACGTTTCCGTAAACGTAGAAGGAATACGTAATCAAGACTCTAGACCTAGCGCTGCATTACCTCCACATCCCTTCGGCTCGTTGAAGCTGCCGCGGCGGCTAGTAACAATTGTTCTCGTGCTTGATCCGATTCCGGAATCGTAATACGATTCGAGCTCCACTACGAGGCGGATTACAACTCTGGTCTCAGTTTCGCGTGTAATTTATTTGCACTATAAGAAATAAGGGGCACAAACAAATCGATCCATCGGTCTGTCCAGATTAACTATTGGGGAACCGAAGATTTCTTAGAGCGCTTTATTGTTCGTAAGCCAAGCGATCGATTTGCGATGGCCTTGCGATTCTCACTGAAGAAAACCTGCTCCTCGTTGGCCAGATCGGGAGCCCTCTTCCATGCGTCTgctccagcagccgccgcccgaCCTATCTCGGTACGTTTATACTGTCCTTCACTACTTTCTTCATTATTGTTCGAAAGAAAATCTCTTATATTTAGTAGTACTAGTTACTGTTATCTTCAGTTGAATACCATGCCAAATAACGGAATATATGTTGTTTTCGCACATGATCGATTTAGTTTCTGATATTTCAGGATGGTGTTAGAACGCTCAATAATGTCTGTCGTGGAGTTCTCCAACTCCACCCAAGTTCGGTGATGCCCAATAATATTGGGCTTTGTGGCCTTGTAAGTGACTAAATGTATTTGCTTTACTCTCTTATGCGTTAGGGTGCTATAGTTAGGTGATAAGAGAAGCGAGCTACAAGCTGAATGGCCCATAGTTGTGATAGTGGACATTCCTCCTTTACTGAGGCTAGAGCTCATATTCAAATTTcactaagaaaaaaaaacatgtttcaactgataaaataaataaattactGTATTTACAATCTTGGGCTGCcatttatttgaattctgaaatTTATGTTTTTGACATGTTTTTTTATTGGTTCTCTAAACGGCCAAAACTGACCCAGCGTGTCTCGCCTTTTCAAGTGAGTCCTAGATCTCCTATCCAAATTTCAAATGCAAAAAGAAAGCATGATTCGACTGATAAAATGAAATAACATAATGTTGGAACTGGCATTAATCTCAATTCCCAAATGTATGTTTTGACTATCTTTTTTCTTGGTTATACTCTATATAGCCAAAACTGATCAGTTGTGTCTCTCTTCGTTAAGTGAGTGCTAGAGCTCCTATCCAAATTTCAATGAAAAAAGAACATTCCTAAACTGGtttaaaagaaaagtaatttgatgtTGTAGTTTCTCATTAATCGCAATGCTCAAGTTTATGATTTGATTAGTTTTTTTATTGGTTATTACTTCTAAATGGTAAAACTGACATTGTACCTCACCTTCTTAATTCTTTTCAGAAACTACTAATATTATGTGTATGTTTTGATTGTTTATCCTGCCTAATGAATGCAGGCAACAAGGCACCTGAGCACATCTCCATGTCCTCATGCTGCTGCTGCAAAAATAAGCTGCCCCAGAACTGGTATGCCCTCAATAAATATAAACCACATTAAGTCAGCATCTGTCAACTCGTCTAGAGGGGCCCTGCGAACTTATTCATCCAGGGCAACCGTCGAAAGCGAACTATCACAGGCAGCACAAATGGCAGCGTAAGTACTAGTTCATTATCTCTTTTTACTTATTCCACTGTATTTTTATTGGGATTGTCTATGATTTGTGCTTTATATTTCCTCTACGGTGTACTTTATCATATATTCAAAACAAATTTGACTCATCCCAACTGCTGGGTTCAAATGTCAATACCTCAGTGCAAAAGGTAGCATATGCATATAGGGGTAGGAGAAGAATTCAGCATGCAGCGACCCTAGGCGTCCAACTTTCCGAGTGTTGTGGTATTACATTTTCTATATGGCCATGTTTCTGTGTGTTCCAGTCTTTAAATAAGTCTAGATACAGCACGAACTTCCTCTGTTAGTTCATGCTAGTACAGTTTTTTCTTGTTGCCTGACAGGTCATGTTTGTAAATAGAGATTTTGAGTGTTGTTGGCACATTCTTTTCTGATGGAAAATCAGTTCCTTGTCCAGGTACTACATGTACCATGGTAGAGCTGTGAAGGTGTCTTACACATGACATGCTCacaattgtttttttttctggGGGATGGTCAGTTGGCTATGATTGTTGTACCACGAAGCACACCTTTATTGCTTGCCAAATGGCTGAGCAACAGAATATGAGATTAGTTTCCTCCAAATAGTTGGGCTTGACTTTTGATGAATTGAGGACTCACTTGAACAATATTATGTATTTATATACGAGCATTTTGCATGCCATTTATCAAGTTGTGCCCACATCAATACATCATATATTTTAATGAGCATCCTAGAAGTTCTTGCATTGACTTGCACCCACCTGCCAATTTCCTACACCCCATACTTCaatttactactccctctgtaCCATAATATAAGACCATATTATAAGACACTTGGCAAACCAAAACGTAGGAGTAAATGACAATGGTAGTACATATGGTCGGATCTTTAAGAGGACAACTAATTACAAAAATGTGAAGTTTGGGATATATGCATATTTAACCTTGTAAAAGTTTATCCAGTTCATCAAATTTGTTTTTCGTTTTGCAGGTCAGGAGCTAGCTATCGGAACTTTTTGAAGGGTGTTAGGCTCGCTGCCTGTGCTTTGAGCTTGGTATGGGCCATCACTATTTACTCTGTGTGGTCAAAGCGCCGCAGATGTTCTTGCAATGGTCTACGTGGTTGCAATGGTCGCCGCGGCCATTCAAAATCATATGAAATCAGGAGGTGCTATACTTCCCTCTGATTATCTCGTGACCTGCCAGATTTGACTTGAATCTCTTCTCCTGATTAGATGAGATCATGTGAGTGCAAGTGGTATTTGAGTGTTTTCTATGTGGCTTGCAAGCCTGTAAGTACATTGTGCTTTTCTGTAATTAGTCAGAAACTACAGATGCTAAAAAAATGTTAATCTCGCATATCTTGGATTTACATGTGCAAATTGCAATGTGCTGCCCGAAATACCAGTAGACGTTCTTCCCTCATAGCAGTCACCTTTCAGAACTGTTTAAGTACAAGACTGCCCTAATGTTCGCAACATTTACAAGAAAGCTAAACAAGCAGTTGGATTGACTTGGCTCTTCAACCTCACAAAAACCCCATCTCCTGCATCGCTGCCCACATTTCTCCCCTCTACTCTTCCCGCAACACTAGAACACTCATCCAGAAATGGTCTTCTGATCGTACTTCCTTCGGCCCGCTAGTAAATGTCCTCCCCTTTGTGACACCACCATCACATCACTACTTCCTCCAATGGTGGAAATGAGGTCCATTGTCTTCCTATTTTAAATGGACACCGGCCTCTTATTCAGCCATGTGTTGTCCCCCGAAGACAGCAATAACCTCCGATGTCTCCCGTTGATAAAAGTACCATCGTCACCGCCCACCACACCGCCTACCCCCAGCCCCCACCCCACCCTGCCAGCGTTGATGTATGATTGGAAATGTGTTAATTTGTTTCTAGTTCCACATTGGTCTATGATTGAAGATTTGTGCCTATACATAATATCGCTCAAGAATTATGTGCAGGCAGGAACAAAATTTGTATGTAGGTTTTCGGTTTGTGCTGCTGCGCttgactgatttttttttttttggcttttgtcaTTTTACTTACCTCGTAGCCTCTTGTATCCTGAGGATATGTAATATTACCCTCAGCTCTTGTGCTCACTTTTACATATACTCATAATGTTTTCCTGGCTGTTATTATTTTACATTATGTGGTAACCTCTCCGTAGCTATAGTCCCCAGTTGAGAAAAAAGTTTTCCTCGATCTTCCTTTTTTGTGTCTTGGCTGCTGCACATAGTATTGTTGTATGGTTTGGTGTCTTTGTTGTTGACATCGCTCTTAATCTAGTGAAAATCGTGTTTAACTTAATTATGAATAAAAATATATAAGTTGAGATTAATCAATTGTCCATCATGTGTATAGTGTGTCATACACAGGTGTCCATGCTAATTTAATCAGCAGTTGGACAATATATTATATTACATCATACAAGGGTATTTTAGACATTACATATACAGCCATCAAAAGCTCTTTCACCAAACGACAAACCTATTTATCCACCGGTTGCCTTATCGTAACTCACTAACTCTTAGGTTAAGAAAAAAACTCACTAACTCATGCTACTTAGGGTGTCTAATAGCCGGAAAAAAACGCGCGTTTTCATACGTGGCTTAGGGTGTTCCTCGTTTCTTTGCTAAGAAAACCAAAATACAGTTTTTTTCCCGTTTAAGAACAAAAATAAAACGCAATATATTATTTATTAAATAAAACCAATatatttttcattttctaaacaAGATTGACACTATAAAAGAAGTTACTATTAATAACCGCCAAAATTCGTGGTAAAGGAGCTTTTTCATGATTAAAGAGTCATTTGCTATCTGTTGTTGAAGCCTCATCACTAAAATATCTACCACAGATTTTATGGTTCGTGGTGGATATGTTTACACCAACCATGGAAATTCTTGTTTTGGCACATGTGATTTTAAGGCCTATTTGTGCCCTATATGCTTCATCAAATTTTTGAAAATCCTTTGGCAGCCTGGCCCATATGCTAATTGGGCTAAGTTTGGCACCATATATTATGACCCATTTTGACTCATTTACAACTAGCACCACGGGCTAAGTTACATGCGGCGCTAACATAATAAGATCATCTCGCACATAAGTTGAGATTTGCAATTGTTGAAAGGAAAATAAATGAAATATTACATCAACTGAAAAGTTTTGAAAATCATTACAAACATTATAGTTTAAAATAGGTGCAAATTAATGAAGCGTGCATTACAGAGGCATTGCCATATTTAAACAAGGTTTTGTTTACGGAGCTTCGATATCAGAACATATAACACCTAGATTACCATGAGAGTTGCAGAGGATATTATTAAGTACATGCTCAGTCTAAGCTTGCCTATTTTTTGGCTCTTGTATCTCTTCGAGTGTTAGGTGATTACTTCATCCGTTTTCTCTATTTGTTCTTGAACTATCAATTGATTGGAGTATATATCACCAACCACTCTTCATGTTGGAATAACTAGAACATTCAATGTCATGGGCCTATGCAAGCAAATAGGCACTATCATTCTTGCTCTCTGAAAATGACATCGACTTGGTGTAGGGTTCTTCCCTTCTACCTCCTTAGCTTGATTTGGAGTCTGAAACTAAGAAAAAACAAGCCAAAACAACTTTTCCAGCTAACACGACAATGTTCGCTGTCAAAGAATTTTGAAAGTCAATGGTTTGATACAATGAGCGAGCAATCAACCATAGCGTCTCATACATATCTTTCTTCTCGGATATCTAGAACAGTCGACGTTGTGGACCGCTGCGAGCATTTGCCAATGTCAGGGCTACTATGTGGAATGACCGCTATACTGATATAGGGTTCATGTTTGCCTTCAGGATTTCTATCTTTATTCACAGGCTGAAACCAGGACAAAACAAGTTACAATAGCATACCGGTAGTGGAAACCACTATTTTTGTAGTCAAAGAATTTCAAAAGCGCAAGTAGCCTAATATAAAAAATCGAGCAATCAATCCGAATGCCTAATGCAGACTAACGAAACTAGAGTGTGACAAACATGAATATAATGAATTAAGTAACTAGCCATTTTGTGCTACATAAACTAGCAAGATAATTGCACAACGAAATCTAGCAATTACAGCCAAAAGAGGTGCATGTGCTTACTTAAGATCCTTATAATTGGTCAAGATGACCAACATTACCCATAAAACAAAATGAAGAATTAAACATTGTATCTCATATGAACTAGCCAGATCATGGTGTACGTAGTAGGAGAAACAATAGTTAGATCTCCATGTCCTGAAGGTTGCACTATTTTAATCATTCACTACCTAATATAGTGACTCAGAAAAATAAGGAATTCATAGATCCATTGTGTGACGCAAATAGACTACGTTCATTTCATATAAATAAGATGTCAAAAATCTTCCTTCATATCAACAACTAGTTCATTTTAATTTTCTAGCCATCAGTTTAATATAAAAACTAGAGGAGAAACAAAGAAACGAACCTTTTTTTGTCAAAAATAATATCTGGATGCAGCCAAAAGTAGCACAAACTTTGCTTTATGATGCATACAACTATTGGATTTTGAACTTCTAAAGATGGCATTGGATTAATCAATCAGTGAACTAAAGTCTCTTAGATAAAAAAGGAAATATGCTCATTAGATCCATGAGAACTATGGTAAAATGTGGCATGATTTTATTTGTTTTAATCATCAGTCAACTCAGTAAATCGAATACCAATTAAGCAATCAGTTGTCTCATATTAAACTAGCAAGATCCTCTTATTACGTATGGATGAAATCCAGCAGGCATGGCGGTCCATATGTATATATGTTAGATCCCATCGCAAAATGTGTCATGTTTCTAAGCAATCAAACATTTCATGGCTCATATAAAGTGTCAGAATAAGCAGAACATAACATTGATCTAATCATGAACCAACCAAAAATAGAACAAAGAAGAAATAGAACCATTCTGTGCATCATGTAGGTAGCTAGCAGTAAAATGAATGCACCAATTAAACACTATGTGTACCATATAAACCTTTGGGTCATTTCAACATGGCTATTCTATGTATATAGAGAGTAAATGAGATACAAACATGTTTGAAATGATAAAGTCTTCATGCAGCAATACAAAAGTGGCATGTGCTTGCGTGATTATAGGAGTGATTCTCTATATTCCCCGAGAGTTCCAATATCAAATAGTTAgtgttgcagcttttgaagaacaagattgaCATAGAATTATAATTGTAGTAGTGTGATGAGTTAAAATGTGTACTATAAGCTAGCATCACAATAGCAGGCATGAAATAACAATTGGTAGTTAGATAGTTTATGATGAACCATACAGAAATTATAATGCAATTACTTGTTGTAGTGACCTCACCTGAAAAAGTGAGAGTCTCTGTGCAaccgtgctagtccctggatcgaactgctagcacacacagtttaagatgaaatatcAAGTAgcaaggtcttcattacaacctaagatccatcggaaataaaatagttcgatacaagttgcatagctctcaggctagcgcaaattcagagtttaaagcagcaaggaaaacataaagcatggagccatcttccttcatgaagccacaggcagacatgttgggcaaagactcgtgaacctAAACAAACATCTTCAGCTAGAGgagtaacctgcaacataaaacattacagcccgaaggtcaatacatttggaattgtattggcaagatgacactatggtggactcaaGTGGCAACCTAACACATACATGATCATTTAGCTGGTAGAGCTCAgacatatttgcataaagccaattttatcctatcatttgacaaatcattttctttcaaactaattaagcggtaccattgatagacatcaatgaacctAGACACCACCGATAAACATAAGTGAGCCTTCCTATTGcatatgatcaacttggtttgggcgacctacccctgcagacacagaccatagacatggcacgggacctgctagccgatagtcacttgcaccaattaTCACATTCCATattcacccatcaagttttatttaagaaattggaatgaggagatcttcgaacaggatccttgtcagttcgctcaaattgtccgtaaccggggacacggctaagtacatagttttaacactctgcagaggttgtacaaatttacccacatgacctagtctgctcttcttccatgatgcacatttttctTAAATGGatagatgttgactaggacaagaCTTTGCCGAAGTAATTCCCCAGACCATTCTCTACGGACCGTaccaacctacattcccctacatcatctgtcacgtaggatccgggttctcacaacatactccatcaagccagaacccatattagcatgtggctgtacggtagctaatgagcaaggttgcctACAATGGGTTGCCTACAATCTCTTTGTTCTTGGGTGgtcgtccacaagtgcgatacacacgaccgccatagacatgactccggtgtaaccactcaacataaaccaagcaataccaattccatccaggtaattcattaaacttagttgtttttccataactcactaacaaaatcatttcatagcatagctgagcaacaactaaatttaatggcgacaaagtaagtcaagtaggggtagctagactactgggattgcatagcaaGCATAAAACCGTACACATGTATAATACAAAAATCTCTATtgtgcatagataaaaactgggacttttggtgtgtgtcacttgcctggataaggtggagagctgtgaaaggacacggatgtcgcctagagggggggggggggtgaataggcggtttaaaacttttacgagatgggcttaacaagtgcggaataaaactagcgtttactttgtcaagcccaaagcctatatactattgttcacctatgtgcaccaacaacttattctaagcaatggttcacctatgtgcaccaacaacttatgctaagcaatacaagcaagtatgtgatagcaagatatatataacttcaagcacgatggctatcacaaggtaaagtgcataagtaaagagctcgggtatagagataaccgaggcacgcgggagacgatgatttatcccggagttcacactcttgcgagtgctaatctccggtggagaggtgcggttgcttagtgctcccgaacgccacaagaggctcaccttgaggtgtggttgctcgatgcacaccaacgccacaaaggcctcaccccaagatgcggtactcacaccacacaccgaacgccacgaaggcgcctcacctaaatctccggtgaccctcgccacaaaggcctaggtcacgattctactaagggatttccttcgaggcggaaaccgggccttacacaaatattggagcacacatccacaacttaattggaggctcccaacaaatcgccacaaaggcctagaatccgtctagggttgcaagaacccaagagtaacaaccttcttgctttcaccaccacgaatcaccgtggagaactcaaaccgatg contains:
- the LOC124667617 gene encoding uncharacterized protein LOC124667617, which translates into the protein MALRFSLKKTCSSLARSGALFHASAPAAAARPISDGVRTLNNVCRGVLQLHPSSVMPNNIGLCGLATRHLSTSPCPHAAAAKISCPRTGMPSININHIKSASVNSSRGALRTYSSRATVESELSQAAQMAASGASYRNFLKGVRLAACALSLVWAITIYSVWSKRRRCSCNGLRGCNGRRGHSKSYEIRRCYTSL